Proteins from a genomic interval of Haemorhous mexicanus isolate bHaeMex1 chromosome Z, bHaeMex1.pri, whole genome shotgun sequence:
- the LOC132342006 gene encoding interferon-like: MAAPTATRPRLPHAAPALLLLLAALAPSLACQHLWTHEDTFPGDALRLLQDMAASHTQPCHLQEPPFFPDTLLHNNLQPQQAAATALRILQHLFHTLSSSGTRQHWPSQARNHLLNKLQHHIHHLEQCLADKATPFKGPRNPLLAINKYFRDIHLFLHAHKHSACAWDHVRLEARASLQHLHNLTRAMRR, from the coding sequence aTGGCTGCGCCCACAGCCACACGGCCACGCCTGCCGCACGCCGCCCCGgcgctcctgctcctcctcgcCGCTCtggcccccagcctggcctgccaaCACCTGTGGACGCACGAGGACACCTTCCCCGGCGACGCTCTCCGCCTCCTGCAGGACATGGCTgccagccacacacagccctgccacctccaAGAGCCGCCCTTCTTCCCCGACACCCTGCTCCACAACAACCTCCAGCCGCAGCaagccgccgccaccgccctccgcatcctgcagcacctcttcCACACCCTCAGCTCCAGCGGCACCCGTCAGCACTGGCCCAGCCAGGCTCGCAACCACCTCCTCAACAAGCTGCAGCACCACATCCACCACCTGGAGCAATGCCTCGCCGACAAGGCCACGCCCTTCAAAGGCCCACGCAACCCGCTGCTCGCCATCAACAAGTACTTCAGGGACATCCACCTCTTCCTCCACGCCCACAAGCACAGCGCCTGCGCCTGGGACCACGTCCGCCTCGAAGCTCGTGCCTCTCTACAGCACCTCCACAACCTCACACGCGCCATGCGCCGCTAG
- the LOC132342004 gene encoding interferon-like has product MAAPTATRPRLPHAAPALLLLLAALAPSLACQHLWTHEDTFPGDALRLLQDMAASHTQPCHLQEPPFFPDTLLHNNLQPQQAAATALRILQHLFHTLSSNGTRQHWPSQARNHLLNKLQHHIHHLEQCLADKATPFKGPRNPLLAINKYFRDIHLFLHAHKHSACAWDHVRLEARASLQHLHNLTRAMRR; this is encoded by the coding sequence aTGGCTGCGCCCACAGCCACACGGCCACGCCTGCCGCACGCCGCCCCGgcgctcctgctcctcctcgcCGCTCtggcccccagcctggcctgccaaCACCTGTGGACGCACGAGGACACCTTCCCCGGCGACGCTCTCCGCCTCCTGCAGGACATGGCTgccagccacacacagccctgccacctccaAGAGCCGCCCTTCTTCCCCGACACCCTGCTCCACAACAACCTCCAGCCGCAGCaagccgccgccaccgccctccgcatcctgcagcacctcttcCACACCCTCAGCTCCAACGGCACCCGTCAGCACTGGCCCAGCCAGGCTCGCAACCACCTCCTCAACAAGCTGCAGCACCACATCCACCACCTGGAGCAATGCCTCGCCGACAAGGCCACGCCCTTCAAAGGACCACGCAACCCGCTGCTCGCCATCAACAAGTACTTCAGGGACATCCACCTCTTCCTCCACGCCCACAAGCACAGCGCCTGCGCCTGGGACCACGTCCGCCTCGAAGCTCGTGCCTCTCTACAGCACCTCCACAACCTCACACGCGCCATGCGCCGCTAG
- the LOC132342012 gene encoding interferon-like — translation MAAPTATRPRLPHAAPALLLLLAALAPSLACQHLWTHEDTFPGDALRLLQDMAASHTQPCHLQEPPFFPDTLLHNNLQPQQAAATALRILQHLFHTLSSNGTRQHWPSQARNHLLNKLQHHIHHLEQCLADKATPFKGPRNPLLAINKYFRDIHLFLHAHKHSACAWDHVRLEARASLQHLHNLTRAMRR, via the coding sequence aTGGCTGCGCCCACAGCCACACGGCCACGCCTGCCGCACGCCGCCCCGgcgctcctgctcctcctcgcCGCTCtggcccccagcctggcctgccaaCACCTGTGGACGCACGAGGACACCTTCCCCGGCGACGCTCTCCGCCTCCTGCAGGACATGGCTgccagccacacacagccctgccacctccaAGAGCCGCCCTTCTTCCCCGACACCCTGCTCCACAACAACCTCCAGCCGCAGCaagccgccgccaccgccctccgcatcctgcagcacctcttcCACACCCTCAGCTCCAACGGCACCCGTCAGCACTGGCCCAGCCAGGCTCGCAACCACCTCCTCAACAAGCTGCAGCACCACATCCACCACCTGGAGCAATGCCTCGCCGACAAGGCCACGCCCTTCAAAGGACCACGCAACCCGCTGCTGGCCATCAACAAGTACTTCAGGGACATCCACCTCTTCCTCCACGCCCACAAGCACAGCGCCTGCGCCTGGGACCACGTCCGCCTCGAAGCTCGTGCCTCTCTACAGCACCTCCACAACCTCACACGCGCCATGCGCCGCTAG
- the LOC132342008 gene encoding interferon-like, producing the protein MAAPTATRPRLPHAAPALLLLLAALAPSLACQHLWTHEDTFPGDALRLLQDMAASHTQPCHLQEPPFFPDTLLHNNLQPQQAAATALRILQHLFHTLSSNGTRQHWPSQARNHLLNKLQHHIHHLEQCLADKATPFKGPRNPLLAINKYFRDIHLFLHAHKHSACAWDHVRLEARASLQHLHNLTRAMRR; encoded by the coding sequence aTGGCTGCGCCCACAGCCACACGGCCACGCCTGCCGCACGCCGCCCCGgcgctcctgctcctcctcgcCGCTCtggcccccagcctggcctgccaaCACCTGTGGACGCACGAGGACACCTTCCCCGGCGACGCTCTCCGCCTCCTGCAGGACATGGCTgccagccacacacagccctgccacctccaAGAGCCGCCCTTCTTCCCCGACACCCTGCTCCACAACAACCTCCAGCCGCAGCaagccgccgccaccgccctccgcatcctgcagcacctcttcCACACCCTCAGCTCCAACGGCACCCGTCAGCACTGGCCCAGCCAGGCTCGCAACCACCTCCTCAACAAGCTGCAGCACCACATCCACCACCTGGAGCAATGCCTCGCCGACAAGGCCACACCCTTCAAAGGCCCACGCAACCCGCTGCTCGCCATCAACAAGTACTTCAGGGACATCCACCTCTTCCTCCACGCCCACAAGCACAGCGCCTGCGCCTGGGACCACGTCCGCCTCGAAGCTCGTGCCTCTCTACAGCACCTCCACAACCTCACACGCGCCATGCGCCGCTAG
- the LOC132342007 gene encoding interferon-like codes for MAAPTATRPRLPHAAPALLLLLAALAPSLACQHLWTHEDTFPGDALRLLQDMAASHTQPCHLQEPPFFPDTLLHNNLQPQQAAATALRILQHLFHTLSSNGTRQHWPSQARNHLLNKLQHHIHHLEQCLADKATPFKGPRNPLLAINKYFRDIHLFLHAHKHSACAWDHVRLEARASLQHLHNLTRAMRR; via the coding sequence aTGGCTGCGCCCACAGCCACACGGCCACGCCTGCCGCACGCCGCCCCGgcgctcctgctcctcctcgcCGCTCtggcccccagcctggcctgccaaCACCTGTGGACGCACGAGGACACCTTCCCCGGCGACGCTCTCCGCCTCCTGCAGGACATGGCTgccagccacacacagccctgccacctccaAGAGCCGCCCTTCTTCCCCGACACCCTGCTCCACAACAACCTCCAGCCGCAGCaagccgccgccaccgccctccgcatcctgcagcacctcttcCACACCCTCAGCTCCAACGGCACCCGTCAGCACTGGCCCAGCCAGGCTCGCAACCACCTCCTCAACAAGCTGCAGCACCACATCCACCACCTGGAGCAATGCCTCGCCGACAAGGCCACGCCCTTCAAAGGCCCACGCAACCCGCTGCTCGCCATCAACAAGTACTTCAGGGACATCCACCTCTTCCTCCACGCCCACAAGCACAGCGCCTGCGCCTGGGACCACGTCCGCCTCGAAGCTCGTGCCTCTCTACAGCACCTCCACAACCTCACACGCGCCATGCGCCGCTAG